The Burkholderiales bacterium JOSHI_001 genomic sequence ACGGCAAGCCGGTGCTGAACGCCTTGTGGGGCCCGTCGGTGGCCAAGAACCCCTTCCTGCAGTTCACCGTCAAGGGCGCGAAAGTGGGCGACAAGATCGTCGTCTCCTGGGTCGACAACCGGGGCGACAAACGCAGCGACGAAGCCGTCGTGTCCTGACCCCCATCCACGCCACGACCGCTGAAGGATGCCCATGCGTCGAATCCTGCACGCCACCGTCCTGCTGGCCGGTGCCGCCACCCTGGTGCCTGTGTCTGCCCAGCCCAAGTCGGCGGCCGACGGCATTGCCGAGTACCGGGCCATGCTGGCCGACGGCAACCCGGCCGAACTGTTTGAAGCCAAGGGCGAAGACCTTTGGAAGCAAAAGCGCGGTCCCCGCATGGCCTCGCTGCAGGCCTGCGACCTGGGCAAGGGCCCGGGCGTGGTCAAGGGGGTCTTCGTCGAACTGCCGCGCTGGTTTGCCGACACCGGCAGGGTGCAGGACCTGGAGTCGCGCCTGCTCAGCTGCATGGAACGCCTGCAGGGCTTCGACCCCGCCGCCATCGCCGCCACGCCCTTCGGCAAGGGCGAACAGGCCACGCTGGAGGCCTATGCGGCCTGGATCGCGGGTGAATCGCGCGGACTGCGCTTTCAACTGCCGCAGGGCCACGCCGCCGAACGCCTGAGCTTTGAATTGGGCAAGCGCGCATTCTTCTACCGCGGCGGGCCCTACGACTTTTCCTGCGCGTCCTGCCACTCGCAGCCGGACAAGCGCATCCGCCTGCAGGACCTGCCCGAGCTGACCAAGAACCCCGGGGACGGCATCGGCTTTGCCGCCTGGCCCGCCTACCGCGTGAGCAGCGGGGAGATGTGGAGCATGCAGCGCCGCCTGAACGACTGCTTCCGACAGCAACGCTTCCCCTACCCCGGCTACGGTTCGGACGTGACCATTGCCTTGGGGGTGTACATGGGCGTCAACGCCAAGGGGGCGGCCTCGATCGCCCCGGCCATCAAGCGCTGAAGGAATCCGGCATGAAGCTCCGCAAGACACTTCTCGGCTCCAGCGTGGCCCTGCTGACCGCAGGCTGCGCCACCCCCACAGCGGCACCCGACTACGACGCCTTGGTCGCGCGCATGATGACCAGTTCGTTCCGTGACGAAGGCATTGCCAAGGCCGACCGCCTGCAGCAGGACGCCGCCAACGAAGCCTGCTCCAAGGCCCTGGGCGCCGACCTGCCAAGCCCGGTGGCCCAGGCCCTGCAAGCGGCCGCGCTGAAGACCGTGCGCCTGCCCGCCGACGGCAAGTTCCTGGGCGATTGGCGCGAAGGCGAGAAGCTGGCCCAGAACGGCCGCGGCATGACCTGGACCGACAAGTCGGCGGCCCCCGCGGCCAACGGCGGCAACTGCTACAACTGCCACCAGATCAGCAAGGCCGAAATTTCCTACGGCACCATCGGCCCCAGCCTGTACCAGTACGGCCGCAGCCGCGGCATCACCGACCCCGACAGCCCCGCCGCCCGCCCGGTGGTGGAATACACCTGGGCCCGGCTGTGGAACGCCAAGGCCTTCAATGCCTGCTCGAACATGCCCCGCTTCGGCCATGCCGGCCTGATGGACGAAACCCAGCTCAAGCACCTGATGGCCCTGATCCTGGACCCGCGCTCGCCCGTGAACCAGCAACCATGAACCTGTCCAAGCGCGAATTCCTGCAGGTGCTGGGCGCGGCCTCGGCCGCCGGCCTGGGGCTGGCGCGCTATGCCGAAGCCGAGGCCGCCCAGGCGCAGGCCGGCCTGTACGAGCTGCCCCCCTTCGGCAACGTGTCGCTGCTGCACATGACCGACTGCCATGCACAGTTGCTGCCCATCCACTTCCGCGAACCCAGCGTGAACCTGGGCCTGGCCGGCATGCAGGGCCAGCTGCCGCACCTGGTGGGCGAACAGTTGCTGAAGGCCGCCGGCCTGCGCCCCGGCAGTGCCCAGGCGCACGCCTACACATTCATCGACTTCGACCAGGCCGCCAGACGCTACGGCAAGGTGGGCGGCTTCGCGCACCTGGCCACGCTGGTGAAGCAGCTCAAGGCCGGTCGCCCCGGTGCGCTGCTGCTGGACGGTGGCGACACCTGGCAAGGCTCGGCCACGTCCTTGTGGACGAACGCGCAGGACATGGTGGACGCCTGCAAGCTGCTGGGCGTGGACGTGATGACCGGGCACTGGGAATTCACCTACGGCATGGAACGGGTGAAGGAGATCGTCGAGAAGGAATTCCAGGGCCGTATCGACTTCGTGGCCCAGAACGTGAAGACCACCGACTTCGGCGACCCGGTCTTCAAGCCCTACGTCATCAAGCCCATCAACGGCGTGCCGGTGGCCATCATCGGTCAGGCCTTCCCCTACACCCCCATCGCCAACCCGCGCTACCTGGTGGCCGACTGGACCTTCGGCATCCAGGACGAAAACCTGCAGAAGATGGTGGACGAAGCGCGTGGCAAGGGTGCGCAGGTGGTGGTGGTGCTGTCGCACAACGGCATGGACGTGGACCTGAAGATGGCCTCGCGCGTGCGCGGCGTGGACGCCATCTTCGGCGGCCACACCCACGATGGTGTGCCGCTGGCGGTGCCGGTGGCCAACGCCGGCGGCACCACCCTGGTCACCAACGCGGGCAGCAACGGCAAGTTCCTGGGCGTGATGGATTTCGACGTCAAGGGCGGCAAGGTGGTGGACTTCCGCTACCGGCTGCTGCCGGTGTTCGCCGACCAGTTGAAGGCCGACCCGGCCATGGCGGCGCTGATCATGAAAGTGCGCCAGCCCTACGAGGCCAAGCTGGCCGAGAAGCTGGCCACCACCGACGGCCTGCTGTACCGGCGCGGCAATTTCAACGGCAGCTGGGACCAATTGGTGTGCGACGCGCTGATGGACGTTCAAGACGCCGAAATCGCGTTCTCGCCCGGCTTCCGCTGGGGCACCACCCTGCTGCCGGGCGACGCCATCACGCGCGAGCTGATGATGGACCAATTGGCCATCACCTACCCCTACGCCACGCTCAACACAATGAGTGGCGAGACGATCAAGACCATCCTGGAAGACGTGGCCGACAACCTGTTCAACCCCGACCCCTACTACCAGCAAGGCGGCGACATGGTGCGCGTGGGCGGCCTCAGCTACACCTGCCGCCCATCCGAAAAGATGGGCCAGCGCATCACCGACATGCGCCTGGGCGGCAAGCCCATCGCCGCCGACCGCAGCTACAAGGTGGCAGGCTGGGCACCGGTGGCCGAGGAAGCCCGCAACGCCCCGGGCGCCAAGCCGGTGTGGGACCTGGTGGAAGCGTGGTTGAAGGCCCAGCCCGGCGGGCATGTGAAGCCGCGCCGCATCAACCGCCCCACCTTGGTGGGCATGCAGGGCAACCCAGGGCTGGCCGCTGACTGACACCCGCCCACCGCACCCACTGCACCGAACCCGGTGTGATGACTTCCTGAATCCGGAGAACCGAGCATGACCCTGCACGCCCTGCTGGCCACCACCGTGCTGCTGCTGGCCACCAGCCTGTCCTGGGCCCAGGACAAGGTGGTCTACCACGTCAGCGACACCGACACCCAGGCCATGGGCGCCTTGCGCAACATCCGCAACCACCTGGACACCGACCCCGGCGCCAGGATCACCCTGGTGGCGCACGCCCAGGGTGTGGACTTCCTGATGGAAGGTGCCAAGGACCGCAGTGGTGGCCTGTACGCAGGGCCGGTGTCGGCGCTGAAGAGCCGGGGCGTGGTCTTCGAGGTGTGCGAGATCACGCTGAAGAACCGCAACCTGAAGAAGGACCAGTTCATCCAGGAAGCCGACTTCACGCCTTCGGGGGTGGTGCGCATCACCAAGTTGCAGCTCCAGGGCCACGCCTACATCCGGCCCTGAGGCGGCGCAGCGCCCGCCGGTCCGAACCCAATCCACCAGCACAGCGAGCTGGTCCCTTGCCCGGCGCGAATAAAATGCAGCCGCGCCGTGTGCGGTCGGGTCGCCCTTGGGCTCGACCGTCAGAGCGACGTGGAATCCAAGGACCGCCTGGCGCCCCTGACCCTCCGCCGACATCCCGGCCCGCCGTCGGCTGGCCCTGCAGCGCGGCGGACCGGCCGGCCCCACCGGTCGAACCGGGTGCGGACCCCGGGCGCCAGGACATCCCACCGCGCACACGCAGCGGCGGTACCAGTTCACCCCCCAACAGGCAACTCGCGATGAAAATGAAAACCCTGGCCCTGATCCTTGCCTGCATCCTCTTCGGAGCCGGGCCCAGCCGGGCGGCCGATGGGCCCCAACACCAGCACCACCACCCTGGCAGCGCACCGGCGGAGTTCGCCGCACCGCCTTCAGACGCCCTGAAGGATTCGCGCAGGTGGGTCAGGTACCCGGAACCCCTGCGCCTTCACACGCTGGCCAACATGCGCGACCATCTGAAGACCCTGGGCGACATCCAGGCGGCCTTGGCCCAGGGGTCCTTCGACACGGCATCCACGCTGGCGGAGCAGCGCCTGGGCATGTCCTCGCTCGGCATGCATGGTGCGCACGAAGTGGCGAAGTACATGCCCTTGGAAATGCAGTCTGCCGGCTCCGCGATGCACCGCACGGCCAGTCAGTTCGCGCTGGTGGCCAAGGACGCGTCGGTCACCGCGGACCTCAAGCCGGTGCTGGCCGCCCTCGCGCGCCTGAACGACACCTGTGTGGCCTGCCATGCCGCCTTCCGCCTTCAATGACAACCCCCCCATGCCGCTGGCTGCCGTCACCGCCTTTCCACCCGGCCGCTGATGCACAAGCCAGGCCCGCCGGGGCCCCCTGAACCCACCAGCGCCTGGCGCCAGCGCATGGCACGCTGGTTTGGCGCCTGGGTGCTGGGGGTCGATGCCGGCACCCTGCGCGCCGACGGGCTGGCCGGGCTGCTGGGGGCTGCCTTGGTGCTGCCACAAGGCATCGCCTTTGCCGCGCTGGCCGGTCTGCCACCGGCCATGGGCCTGTCGGCCGCGGTGTTGCCCTGCGCGGTGGCCGCACTGGCCGGCTCCAGCCGCCATGTGCTCACCGGGCCGACCAATGCCACCGCCCTGGCGCTGGGGGCCATGCTGACGGCACTGGTGCCCGCTGGCCTGGACGCGGCCACCACCACGGCCACCCTGGTTGCCCTGTCCGTGGCCTTGACGCTGCTGGTGGCGTTGATGCAGGGCGGGCTGGCCATGGCACGCCTGGGTGTGCTGGCCAACTTCATCTCGCCGTCGGTCATGCTGGGATTCACCAGCGGCGCAGCGCTGCTGATCGCCTGGTACGCCCTGGCGGGCTTGCTGGGTGGGGAGGGGCGCCAGTCGCCTTGGGTCGTGTGGCAGGCCGGCGTTTCAGCGGGCGCCGTGGCCGTGGGCGGCTTGACGCTGGTGGCCGCCCTGGCCGGCCGGCGCTGGTGGCGGCGCGGCCCCAACATGCTGCTGGCCATGCTGGTCGGGATCGCGGCTTGCTGGGCACTGGAACATGCCGAGCTGCCACCGTCGTGGCAATGGCTGGCCCAGCCCGGGCCCTCGCGGGTGGGCACGCCGCCGTCGGCCTGGCCCGACAGCAAGGCGCTGGTGCCGGCGCTGGCGGCGCTCTGGCAGCATGGGGCCCAGTTGCTGCCCATGGCCCTGGCGCTGATGATCGTGGCTTTGGGCCAGTCGCTGGCCATTGCCAAGGCCCTGGCCCAGCGCAGTGGCGACATGCTGGACGCCAACCGGGAATGCCGCGGCCAGGCGCTGGCCAACCTGGTGTCGGGCCTGGGCGGCGGCATGGTGGTGTGCGGCTCGCTCAACCGCAGCCTGCCCAACCTGGAGGCCGGCGCGCGCACGCCCCTGGCCGGCGTGGCCGCTGCGGCCTTGCTGCTGGCCCTGGTGGACCTGGCCGCACCGGTGCTGGCCTGGATTCCACTGGCCGGCGTGGGTGCCTTGCTGCTGGTGGTGGCGGGCACCCTGCTGGACCGTGCCGCCTGGGCCCGGCTGTGGCGCCTGGAGCGGCAAGAGTTCGGCATCGCCCTGGCCACCGCCCTGGCCACGCTGGCGCTGCGCCTGGAGGTGGCCGTGCTGGCCGGCGTGGTGATGTCGCTGGTGGCCTACCTGTACCGCAGCGCCCGCCCGGCCCTGCGCAGCATGGGCTTCGACCGACAGGACGCCGGTCGGCCCTTCGTCGTGGTGGACGATGAGAACCCTGCCAGCTGGCCGCAGTGTCCGCAGCTGAAGTTGCTGCGCATGGAAGGCTCGGTCTGGTTCGGTGCGGTGCCCCATGTGGCCGATCACCTGCGGGCCCTGCGCGATTCGCCGGCCCCGCAACGCCACCTGCTGGTGATGGCCAAGAGCATGAACACCATCGACCTGGCGGGCGCCGATCTGTGGGACGACGAACGCATTCGCCGCCGTGAACTGGGCGGCGACCTGTACTTTCACCGCCCACGACCTCAGGTGCTGGCGCAGTGGCAGCGCACCGGTTTCATTCAGCGCCTGGGCAGCAACCATGTGTTCCCGGACAAGCACCGCGCCCTGGCCAGCATCGTGCCGCGATTGGACCCCCAGGTCTGCGCCACCTGCCAGGTGCGGCTGTTCGATGAATGTGCGGGCCGCCCGGGTGCGCCCTTGAACCCGGAAATCTAGCCAGCCCACTGGCCAGCCGATGCGCGCCGGGGCGGCGGCATCGGCTCGAACGGCGCCCTTGGACGGCCTGGCCCCCGCGCAGCCCGCAGGCC encodes the following:
- a CDS encoding sulfur oxidation protein SoxZ (PFAM: Sulphur oxidation protein SoxZ), with protein sequence MADPMRIRAQASGDKTTVRVLMGHEMETGQRKDASGKTIPAWYIQEVNAQLNGKPVLNALWGPSVAKNPFLQFTVKGAKVGDKIVVSWVDNRGDKRSDEAVVS
- a CDS encoding 5'-nucleotidase/2',3'-cyclic phosphodiesterase-like hydrolase (PFAM: Calcineurin-like phosphoesterase; 5'-nucleotidase, C-terminal domain), which gives rise to MNLSKREFLQVLGAASAAGLGLARYAEAEAAQAQAGLYELPPFGNVSLLHMTDCHAQLLPIHFREPSVNLGLAGMQGQLPHLVGEQLLKAAGLRPGSAQAHAYTFIDFDQAARRYGKVGGFAHLATLVKQLKAGRPGALLLDGGDTWQGSATSLWTNAQDMVDACKLLGVDVMTGHWEFTYGMERVKEIVEKEFQGRIDFVAQNVKTTDFGDPVFKPYVIKPINGVPVAIIGQAFPYTPIANPRYLVADWTFGIQDENLQKMVDEARGKGAQVVVVLSHNGMDVDLKMASRVRGVDAIFGGHTHDGVPLAVPVANAGGTTLVTNAGSNGKFLGVMDFDVKGGKVVDFRYRLLPVFADQLKADPAMAALIMKVRQPYEAKLAEKLATTDGLLYRRGNFNGSWDQLVCDALMDVQDAEIAFSPGFRWGTTLLPGDAITRELMMDQLAITYPYATLNTMSGETIKTILEDVADNLFNPDPYYQQGGDMVRVGGLSYTCRPSEKMGQRITDMRLGGKPIAADRSYKVAGWAPVAEEARNAPGAKPVWDLVEAWLKAQPGGHVKPRRINRPTLVGMQGNPGLAAD
- a CDS encoding hypothetical protein (PFAM: DsrE/DsrF-like family); its protein translation is MTLHALLATTVLLLATSLSWAQDKVVYHVSDTDTQAMGALRNIRNHLDTDPGARITLVAHAQGVDFLMEGAKDRSGGLYAGPVSALKSRGVVFEVCEITLKNRNLKKDQFIQEADFTPSGVVRITKLQLQGHAYIRP
- a CDS encoding sulfate permease-like transporter, MFS superfamily (PFAM: Sulfate transporter family; STAS domain), with translation MHKPGPPGPPEPTSAWRQRMARWFGAWVLGVDAGTLRADGLAGLLGAALVLPQGIAFAALAGLPPAMGLSAAVLPCAVAALAGSSRHVLTGPTNATALALGAMLTALVPAGLDAATTTATLVALSVALTLLVALMQGGLAMARLGVLANFISPSVMLGFTSGAALLIAWYALAGLLGGEGRQSPWVVWQAGVSAGAVAVGGLTLVAALAGRRWWRRGPNMLLAMLVGIAACWALEHAELPPSWQWLAQPGPSRVGTPPSAWPDSKALVPALAALWQHGAQLLPMALALMIVALGQSLAIAKALAQRSGDMLDANRECRGQALANLVSGLGGGMVVCGSLNRSLPNLEAGARTPLAGVAAAALLLALVDLAAPVLAWIPLAGVGALLLVVAGTLLDRAAWARLWRLERQEFGIALATALATLALRLEVAVLAGVVMSLVAYLYRSARPALRSMGFDRQDAGRPFVVVDDENPASWPQCPQLKLLRMEGSVWFGAVPHVADHLRALRDSPAPQRHLLVMAKSMNTIDLAGADLWDDERIRRRELGGDLYFHRPRPQVLAQWQRTGFIQRLGSNHVFPDKHRALASIVPRLDPQVCATCQVRLFDECAGRPGAPLNPEI